A region of Verrucomicrobiia bacterium DNA encodes the following proteins:
- a CDS encoding 3-isopropylmalate dehydratase: protein MTLTEKLLARAAGKARVAAGENIWVSADVLMTHDVCGPGTIGVFHREFGADAKVWDRERVVIIPDHYIFTADSKSNRNVDLLRDFAREQQLPYFYDVIDDPDGQWKFDPSKGLLKRQYGSTYAGVCHTALPQKGHTRPGEVLFGTDSHTCMAGAFNQFATGIGNTDAGFVLGTGRLLVKVPETMHFRIEGRLQPGVMAKDIILHCIGEIGFDGATYRAMQFDGPGVASLSMDDRMTIANMAIEAGGKNGIFEFDARTQEYVDARTRLNDTRTTYEPVLPDADQRFVYETVVNLETLEPTVACHPDPGQRRKAKELGHIKLDRAYVGSCTGGKTSDFVEFARVLRGRRVVIDTFGVPATPEIVHDLQSTRWGDRTVWQILEDAGVRMTENAGCAACLGGPVDTFGRMNQAGLKCISATNRNFPGRMGHKESQVFLASPATVAASALAGRITDPREFVSN from the coding sequence ATGACACTGACTGAGAAGCTCCTGGCCCGTGCCGCAGGCAAGGCCCGGGTCGCGGCGGGCGAGAACATCTGGGTCTCGGCCGATGTGCTCATGACCCACGACGTGTGCGGCCCGGGAACGATCGGTGTCTTCCATCGGGAGTTCGGGGCGGATGCCAAGGTCTGGGACCGCGAACGGGTGGTCATCATCCCCGACCACTACATTTTCACCGCCGATTCCAAGTCGAACCGCAATGTGGACCTCCTCCGCGACTTCGCCCGGGAACAGCAGTTGCCGTATTTCTACGACGTCATTGATGACCCCGACGGCCAGTGGAAGTTCGACCCGTCGAAAGGACTGCTGAAGCGGCAGTACGGCTCCACCTACGCCGGCGTCTGCCACACGGCACTGCCGCAGAAGGGGCACACCCGGCCGGGCGAGGTGCTGTTTGGCACCGATTCGCACACCTGCATGGCCGGCGCCTTCAACCAGTTCGCCACCGGCATCGGCAATACCGATGCCGGCTTCGTCCTCGGTACCGGACGCCTCCTGGTCAAGGTCCCGGAAACCATGCACTTCCGCATCGAGGGCCGGCTCCAGCCCGGCGTGATGGCCAAGGACATCATCCTGCACTGCATCGGCGAAATCGGGTTCGACGGGGCCACGTATCGGGCGATGCAGTTCGACGGTCCCGGGGTGGCGTCGCTGTCCATGGACGACCGCATGACCATTGCCAACATGGCGATCGAGGCCGGCGGCAAGAACGGCATCTTCGAGTTCGACGCCCGCACCCAGGAGTACGTGGATGCCCGCACCCGCTTGAACGATACCCGGACCACCTACGAGCCAGTGCTGCCGGATGCCGACCAGAGGTTTGTGTACGAGACGGTCGTCAACCTGGAGACCCTGGAGCCGACCGTCGCCTGCCATCCCGACCCCGGACAGCGCCGCAAGGCGAAGGAACTCGGGCACATCAAGCTGGACCGGGCCTACGTGGGATCCTGCACTGGTGGCAAGACCAGCGACTTCGTGGAGTTTGCGCGGGTGCTGCGCGGACGACGCGTCGTGATTGACACGTTCGGCGTCCCGGCGACACCGGAGATTGTTCACGACCTCCAGTCCACGCGGTGGGGAGATCGGACGGTCTGGCAGATCCTGGAGGATGCCGGGGTACGCATGACGGAGAACGCGGGATGTGCCGCCTGCCTGGGCGGGCCGGTGGACACCTTTGGCCGCATGAACCAGGCCGGCCTCAAGTGCATCAGCGCCACCAACCGGAACTTCCCCGGTCGGATGGGCCACAAGGAGAGCCAGGTCTTCCTCGCCTCACCGGCCACTGTCGCCGCAAGCGCCCTCGCCGGCCGAATCACGGACCCAAGGGAATTCGTGTCCAACTGA
- a CDS encoding glutamine synthetase: MTFAELAAQVKAGAVDTVLVAVPDPFGRLVGKRFRADHFLNSVAGHGTHGCNYLLTVNLEMDPLDGFAVANWESGFGDFELRPDPSTLRILPWQTASALVICDLHRPDGTRVPEAPRSVLRAQVGRLEQLGFTCECASELEFYLFNQTYAAASAGGYRDLTPSSDYRIDYHLMQPARDEPMMRAIRNGMTEAGVPVESSKGEWSRGQHEINFTHAAPLPMADGHVLFKQGVKEIAEQHGKAVSFMAKYAPTEAGNSCHIHLSLWKGGRNAFHAEPGRRGRTAGGPTPLFRQFLGGLLKYSPELCLLYAPTINSYKRYQAGSWAPTRMAWATDNRTTGFRVVGHGASFRPENRMPGADANPYLAFAAMIAAGLAGVEEGLDCGEEYRGNAYLDQKLPRLPASLAEATNLFAASRLARTALGDAVVDFYTHHARLEHEAFSSAVTDWEKRRYFEQI, encoded by the coding sequence ATGACGTTTGCCGAGTTGGCGGCCCAGGTGAAGGCGGGGGCTGTGGACACCGTGCTGGTGGCCGTTCCGGACCCGTTCGGCCGGCTGGTCGGCAAGCGGTTTCGCGCGGATCACTTTCTGAATTCCGTCGCCGGCCACGGCACCCACGGCTGCAATTACCTGCTGACGGTCAACCTGGAGATGGACCCCCTCGACGGGTTCGCCGTGGCGAACTGGGAGTCCGGCTTTGGTGACTTCGAACTCCGGCCGGATCCTTCGACGCTCCGCATTCTGCCGTGGCAGACGGCGTCCGCCCTGGTGATCTGCGACCTGCATCGTCCGGACGGCACGAGGGTCCCCGAGGCCCCCCGATCGGTGTTGCGCGCCCAGGTAGGCCGGCTGGAGCAACTGGGATTCACCTGCGAATGCGCCAGCGAACTGGAGTTCTACCTGTTCAACCAGACCTATGCCGCGGCATCCGCAGGCGGCTATCGGGATCTGACGCCGTCCAGCGACTACCGGATTGACTACCACCTCATGCAACCGGCGCGGGACGAGCCGATGATGCGGGCGATCCGAAACGGAATGACCGAAGCCGGCGTCCCGGTGGAGAGCAGCAAGGGGGAGTGGAGTCGCGGCCAGCACGAGATCAACTTCACGCATGCGGCACCGTTGCCCATGGCCGACGGGCATGTGTTGTTCAAGCAGGGCGTCAAGGAGATCGCCGAGCAGCATGGGAAAGCCGTGTCGTTCATGGCCAAGTATGCCCCCACCGAGGCGGGCAACTCGTGCCACATCCACCTCAGCCTGTGGAAGGGGGGCCGGAACGCCTTCCATGCCGAACCGGGCCGCCGCGGACGCACGGCCGGCGGCCCGACGCCGTTGTTCCGCCAGTTCCTGGGCGGTCTGCTGAAATACTCCCCGGAGCTCTGCCTCCTCTACGCGCCCACCATCAACAGCTACAAGCGCTACCAGGCCGGCAGTTGGGCACCCACCCGGATGGCATGGGCGACGGACAATCGCACCACCGGATTCCGGGTCGTGGGCCACGGTGCCTCGTTCCGGCCGGAGAACCGCATGCCCGGCGCCGACGCCAATCCCTACCTCGCATTCGCCGCGATGATCGCCGCCGGACTGGCCGGTGTGGAGGAGGGCCTCGATTGCGGGGAGGAATACCGCGGCAACGCCTATCTGGACCAAAAACTCCCGCGGTTGCCCGCCAGCCTCGCGGAGGCCACCAACCTGTTTGCCGCCTCGCGCCTCGCCCGCACGGCGCTCGGCGATGCCGTGGTGGACTTCTACACCCATCACGCACGCCTCGAGCACGAGGCGTTTTCCAGTGCCGTCACCGACTGGGAGAAGCGACGGTACTTCGAGCAGATTTGA
- the fmt gene encoding methionyl-tRNA formyltransferase: MSDSRPTAPLRLVFFGTPELARTLLIAIAAEPSIQVAAVVTQPDRPIGRGLQVAPPPVKQEAGRLGLPVLQPESARNPRLCDQLGALHPDLGVVAAYGQILPQAVLEIPIFGCLNVHTSLLPRWRGAAPIQWAIAAGDSETGVTLMRMDAGLDTGPMVATARTPIRDDDTSATLHDRLAALGAALLLETIPEYVAGRRPPQPQPSEGITYARRIQRADGRLDWNQPAVVLWRRLRAFTPWPGAHAFIPAASGPRLLKIHSAVPELPTGEEAPRALPGQILGAADRSLRVACGDGVLRLTEVQPEGGRRMDAAAFLAGHPVTRLE, encoded by the coding sequence GTGTCCGATTCCCGGCCCACCGCTCCGCTCCGACTGGTCTTCTTCGGCACCCCGGAGCTTGCACGAACCCTCCTGATTGCAATCGCCGCCGAGCCGTCCATTCAGGTCGCCGCCGTGGTGACCCAGCCGGACCGGCCGATTGGGCGCGGACTCCAGGTGGCGCCGCCGCCGGTGAAGCAGGAGGCCGGACGGCTGGGACTCCCCGTCCTGCAGCCCGAATCGGCCCGCAATCCGCGGCTCTGCGATCAACTCGGGGCCCTGCACCCCGACCTGGGGGTCGTGGCGGCCTACGGACAGATCCTCCCGCAGGCCGTCCTTGAGATCCCGATCTTCGGATGCCTCAACGTCCACACCTCGCTGCTTCCCCGATGGCGGGGCGCGGCACCCATCCAGTGGGCGATCGCCGCCGGCGATTCCGAGACCGGCGTCACCCTGATGCGCATGGACGCCGGACTCGACACCGGCCCGATGGTGGCCACGGCACGCACTCCGATCCGCGACGACGACACCAGCGCCACCCTGCACGACCGGCTGGCCGCGCTGGGAGCCGCCCTCCTGCTGGAAACGATTCCAGAATACGTGGCCGGGAGGCGCCCCCCGCAGCCTCAACCGTCGGAGGGGATCACCTACGCGCGACGCATCCAGCGCGCGGATGGACGTCTGGACTGGAACCAGCCGGCCGTGGTCCTGTGGCGGCGGTTGCGCGCCTTCACCCCATGGCCCGGCGCCCACGCCTTCATTCCTGCCGCCTCCGGCCCGCGCCTTCTCAAGATTCATTCGGCGGTCCCCGAACTGCCCACCGGGGAGGAGGCGCCTCGCGCGCTGCCAGGCCAGATCCTCGGCGCCGCGGATCGTTCCCTGCGTGTGGCGTGCGGTGACGGCGTATTGCGACTGACGGAAGTGCAACCGGAGGGCGGACGTCGCATGGATGCCGCGGCCTTCCTCGCCGGCCATCCGGTGACCCGGCTGGAATAG
- a CDS encoding YraN family protein: MSWFGRLQDLWRSRRTQPPTPPAHLDLGRLGEDAARRELVRGGMKFLLANFRSRHGEIDLILRDADCLVFVEVKTRSSEEWVRPAAAVNAAKRHRLSLTAEDYLRRLENRRVKSRFDVVEVLVAGGSIAAIRHLVNAFPWDPRRPRRR; the protein is encoded by the coding sequence ATGAGCTGGTTTGGGCGACTTCAGGACCTCTGGCGCTCCCGGCGAACCCAACCGCCGACCCCGCCTGCGCACCTGGACCTTGGGCGCCTCGGTGAGGATGCGGCGCGCAGGGAATTGGTGCGAGGCGGAATGAAGTTCCTCCTCGCCAACTTCCGGTCCCGCCACGGAGAGATTGACCTCATCCTGCGGGACGCCGACTGCCTGGTGTTTGTTGAGGTGAAAACACGATCTTCCGAGGAATGGGTGCGACCGGCAGCCGCTGTGAACGCGGCAAAACGGCACCGGTTGTCCCTGACCGCGGAAGACTACCTCCGACGGCTTGAGAACCGGCGCGTCAAATCGCGCTTTGATGTGGTGGAAGTCCTCGTCGCCGGCGGGTCCATCGCGGCGATCCGTCATCTGGTCAACGCCTTTCCCTGGGACCCGCGACGTCCCCGCAGACGATGA
- a CDS encoding HupE/UreJ family protein, giving the protein MIRHFRPRPGWVPAACLLAALCVPMVAMAHPGHGATPGMADGFLHPFTGLDHALALLGAGLWAAQAGGRARWAIPGVFLLMLIAGATGVRSVGGFPGPEPLVLASVFVLGGAVLVARRAPLGVALMLTAIFAAAHGAAHGTSVAGGEVAVGHAVGLLLASACLLGVGVASGSWAIRIQREPWLRWAGAGIVAGGLFCLA; this is encoded by the coding sequence ATGATTCGTCATTTCCGCCCCCGCCCCGGTTGGGTTCCGGCCGCCTGCCTGCTGGCCGCCCTGTGTGTTCCGATGGTAGCCATGGCGCATCCCGGGCATGGCGCCACGCCCGGAATGGCGGACGGGTTTCTCCATCCGTTCACGGGACTGGACCACGCACTGGCCCTGCTGGGCGCCGGCTTGTGGGCGGCCCAGGCTGGCGGGCGCGCGCGGTGGGCAATCCCCGGTGTCTTTCTCCTGATGCTGATTGCGGGTGCCACCGGTGTCCGCTCGGTGGGTGGCTTCCCCGGCCCGGAACCGCTCGTTCTGGCCTCAGTGTTTGTGCTCGGGGGCGCCGTTTTGGTCGCCCGACGGGCGCCGCTGGGAGTGGCCCTGATGCTCACGGCCATCTTTGCCGCGGCCCACGGCGCCGCACATGGGACCTCGGTTGCCGGCGGCGAGGTGGCGGTCGGCCATGCCGTGGGGTTGCTGCTGGCCAGCGCCTGCCTGCTCGGTGTCGGGGTCGCCAGCGGTTCCTGGGCCATCCGGATTCAACGGGAGCCGTGGCTGCGGTGGGCGGGTGCCGGAATCGTTGCGGGCGGCTTGTTCTGCCTCGCCTGA
- a CDS encoding ribonuclease HII has product MVPQSEDRFLHERELCTRGIRRIAGVDEAGRGPLAGPVVAAAVILPESWIRGDMPDRLRDLNDSKQVAPARREALFEALVGNDAVEHGIALVESGVIDAINILQATHRAMNEALRKLRPAADHALVDGRRVPGLSVCQTPLVKGDRRSYAIAAASILAKVTRDRWMTGADLQWPGYGFAVHKGYPTRQHLEALSRLGPCPIHRRSFAPLRAPDPELFPA; this is encoded by the coding sequence ATGGTTCCGCAGTCCGAGGACCGTTTCCTGCACGAGCGGGAGTTGTGCACGCGCGGCATCCGGCGAATCGCCGGTGTGGATGAAGCCGGTCGGGGCCCGCTGGCGGGTCCGGTGGTCGCCGCGGCGGTGATCCTCCCGGAGTCCTGGATCCGCGGAGACATGCCCGATCGGCTGCGGGACCTCAATGATTCGAAGCAGGTGGCCCCGGCGCGTCGTGAGGCGCTTTTTGAAGCCTTGGTCGGCAACGACGCCGTGGAGCACGGCATCGCCTTGGTGGAATCCGGGGTGATTGACGCCATCAACATCCTCCAGGCAACGCATCGCGCGATGAACGAGGCCCTCCGGAAGCTGCGCCCGGCTGCGGATCACGCCCTCGTGGACGGCAGGCGCGTTCCCGGCCTGAGCGTGTGCCAGACGCCGCTGGTGAAGGGGGATCGGCGCAGTTACGCCATCGCGGCGGCCAGCATCCTCGCCAAGGTGACCCGGGACCGCTGGATGACCGGGGCCGACCTCCAGTGGCCCGGTTACGGATTTGCCGTCCACAAGGGCTACCCGACCCGGCAGCATCTGGAGGCGTTGTCACGGCTCGGACCATGCCCGATCCACCGCCGCAGCTTCGCACCCCTCCGGGCGCCGGATCCGGAGTTGTTTCCCGCCTGA
- a CDS encoding nucleoside monophosphate kinase, protein MKYRAILLFGAPGAGKGTQGKILGQIPNFAHFSCGEAFRNLRVDSALGRVFVEFASRGQLVPDEPTIELWRQSIDGMIATNRFNPEADTLLLDGIPRNPNQVRILEDLIDVKAIFNLFCPVVDRLIARLQRRALKENRLDDANVEVIRARLETYRRETRAVLNCYPDTLIHQIDSTQEPLYVLLDILKILARIPKPAVSDGNTTFLRREDLAPAGGLA, encoded by the coding sequence ATGAAATACCGCGCCATCCTCCTCTTCGGCGCCCCGGGGGCCGGCAAGGGCACCCAGGGCAAAATCCTCGGGCAGATCCCCAATTTCGCCCACTTCTCCTGCGGCGAGGCCTTCCGAAACCTCCGTGTGGACTCCGCCTTGGGACGCGTGTTCGTCGAGTTCGCCTCGCGCGGGCAGCTCGTTCCCGACGAGCCCACGATCGAACTGTGGCGGCAGTCCATAGACGGCATGATCGCCACCAACCGGTTCAACCCGGAGGCGGACACCCTGCTGCTCGATGGGATTCCCAGAAACCCGAACCAGGTCCGCATCCTGGAGGACCTGATTGATGTGAAGGCGATCTTCAACCTCTTCTGTCCGGTCGTGGACCGCCTGATCGCCCGGTTGCAACGGCGCGCCCTCAAGGAAAACCGCCTCGACGACGCCAATGTCGAGGTGATCCGGGCCCGACTCGAAACCTACCGGCGCGAAACACGGGCGGTGCTCAACTGCTACCCCGACACGTTGATCCACCAGATTGACTCCACGCAGGAGCCGCTCTACGTGCTCCTCGACATCCTCAAGATCCTTGCGCGGATCCCGAAACCCGCGGTCAGCGACGGCAATACGACCTTCCTCCGGCGGGAGGACCTGGCTCCGGCGGGTGGATTGGCCTGA
- a CDS encoding esterase, with protein sequence MNLKPAFLFALLALSPMTEWPFAAEAPVRRAPAGPLVSPELHADRSVTFRLRAPRASEVTVSGQFGPDAHLSKDAEGVWSVTVASVPPGVHEYRFVVDGLSVIDPQNSAVKPQRWPGVSILHVPSTPPAPWDLQDVPHGTIHEHTYRSQVLGTWRRLFVYTPPGAAPGPLPVLYLAHGYSDHEATWTAHGKAHWILDSLITSGKAVPMIVVMPDAHALPPGGAGFENYGPTNSAAFCRELVGDILPYIESRYPVDARPGARAFAGLSMGGHHALTVAMNHHDRFAWIGAFSAAPPPAVTVAGGLENADAVNRDLKLLWIACGTRDFLLGRNGEWHALLQSRGVRHEYLETDGDHSWPVWRGYLVDFAPKLFR encoded by the coding sequence ATGAATCTGAAGCCCGCGTTCCTGTTTGCGCTGTTGGCGCTGTCTCCAATGACCGAGTGGCCCTTTGCCGCCGAGGCCCCGGTGCGGCGTGCCCCAGCCGGGCCGCTGGTGTCCCCGGAACTGCATGCCGATCGCAGTGTCACCTTCCGCCTGCGGGCACCCCGGGCGTCGGAGGTCACCGTCAGCGGCCAGTTCGGTCCCGATGCGCACCTGTCGAAGGACGCCGAAGGTGTCTGGTCCGTCACGGTGGCGTCGGTGCCGCCCGGAGTGCACGAGTATCGGTTTGTGGTGGACGGGTTGAGCGTCATTGACCCGCAGAACAGCGCCGTCAAGCCGCAGCGATGGCCGGGGGTGAGCATCCTTCACGTGCCCTCCACGCCTCCGGCGCCCTGGGACCTCCAGGACGTGCCCCACGGGACCATTCACGAGCACACCTACCGGTCGCAGGTGCTGGGGACCTGGCGTCGCCTCTTCGTGTATACGCCCCCCGGGGCCGCTCCGGGACCGCTGCCGGTCCTCTACCTGGCACACGGATACAGCGATCATGAGGCCACCTGGACCGCCCACGGAAAGGCTCATTGGATCCTGGATTCCCTCATCACCTCCGGGAAGGCGGTGCCGATGATTGTGGTCATGCCCGATGCCCACGCCCTGCCGCCGGGTGGGGCCGGCTTCGAGAACTACGGCCCCACCAATTCGGCGGCGTTCTGTCGGGAGTTGGTCGGGGACATCCTCCCGTACATCGAGTCTCGATACCCTGTGGATGCCCGACCCGGGGCGCGTGCATTCGCCGGATTGTCCATGGGCGGCCACCATGCACTGACCGTGGCGATGAACCACCACGACCGGTTTGCCTGGATCGGTGCCTTCAGCGCTGCGCCGCCTCCCGCCGTCACGGTGGCCGGCGGATTGGAAAACGCGGACGCCGTGAATCGCGACCTGAAACTCCTCTGGATCGCGTGCGGCACCCGGGATTTCCTGCTGGGCCGGAATGGCGAATGGCATGCCCTCCTGCAGTCCAGGGGCGTCCGGCACGAGTACCTGGAGACGGATGGGGACCACTCATGGCCGGTGTGGCGCGGATACCTTGTGGATTTTGCCCCGAAATTATTCCGATGA
- a CDS encoding c-type cytochrome yields the protein MRLAPLVAAGFAMVLPPVAAAPPAPEPFELDPRLELILWASEPQVVDPVAICWDASGRAYVAECRDYPYGAGPDGAVGSTIRLLEDSNGDGVADRSVIFARDLSYVTSVTPWRGGVLVTAAPDLLFLKDTDGDGIADVREVVLTGFNRGVSDSLVNGLRFGPDNRIHGANGGNSGVLTSPKRPGHTLRLGGDDFAFDPDTGVVERTGASGGGFGLIFDGFGRAFTTYNIDHIQHRYLLRRHAERYPGFPPVDLTESISDHGEMSRIFPVSQAQTRPNHPEQAGHFSAAGGLGYLDSPVFPPDLRGSVLVGDVVGNLLHRDVVNGSGPGFVASRAPEEAAREFVAARDSAARPVAAEVGPDGALYVLDMQRDVIEHPDYIPEVVRRQQDVRAGEDRGRIHRLAPKGFVSGTAPKLESLPDPALVPHLAHANPWWRQTARRLLLERSARGTVPAIQELVRTTPIPEGRVEALWTLQGLGVLDVGDLKALLSDPHPGVRENALLGAEPMLAAQPELRSAVLDRLGDPEARVRFQAALTAGAVQTEFLLAPFRILMERDVDHRWTRRAIYSSLDPEATVPFLSALLERPPFHNGVSDAHREAVAEVAALAGARSPGIPDAVGKVIVLQAAVPDPATRTAILDGLADGLLRSGVRPDPGSEARAVFVRPSWEPGIEELRALWRVTQALGLPQTPGQLAAVDRAREDVTDPSVPLETRVAQARLLGLGPEAGVTNTLVALLDAREPLELQRTALGALASVREPALASALVDRWRRVSPAARGALLALLLDRRPFHGALLAALEDGRLTVGELNLDLEQRRRLLRGGTDDIRERASHFFGDEEYGNRRAVVAEWMARLPERGDPVRGRDVFVEACARCHAAGPVGHRVGPDLTGVAHRSVEDLLSNILDPNMAINPGFVACTVETDDGEEVSGLLQAETPEAITLLQAEGRTFVFSRRSVVRIESSGLSLMPEGLEEGRSPQDLRDLIAFLQESR from the coding sequence ATGCGTCTCGCACCGCTCGTGGCCGCGGGGTTCGCGATGGTCCTGCCGCCGGTCGCTGCCGCGCCACCCGCGCCGGAACCGTTTGAGCTGGATCCGCGCCTGGAACTCATTCTCTGGGCCTCGGAACCGCAGGTCGTGGACCCGGTGGCCATCTGCTGGGATGCCTCTGGACGGGCGTATGTGGCCGAATGCCGGGACTACCCGTACGGCGCCGGCCCCGACGGCGCCGTGGGCAGCACGATCCGGCTTCTGGAAGATTCCAATGGCGACGGGGTGGCCGACCGTTCGGTGATCTTCGCCCGCGACCTGAGCTACGTGACGAGCGTCACTCCCTGGCGCGGGGGGGTGCTGGTAACGGCGGCACCGGACCTCCTGTTCCTCAAGGACACCGACGGCGATGGGATTGCCGATGTCCGGGAAGTCGTCCTCACCGGCTTCAACCGTGGGGTTTCCGACAGTCTGGTCAACGGCCTTCGGTTCGGTCCTGACAACCGGATTCATGGGGCCAACGGCGGGAACAGCGGCGTGCTGACATCGCCGAAGCGTCCCGGGCACACGCTCCGCCTCGGCGGCGATGATTTTGCGTTCGATCCCGACACCGGCGTGGTGGAACGGACCGGGGCCAGCGGTGGAGGGTTCGGGCTGATCTTCGACGGGTTTGGCCGGGCCTTCACCACCTACAATATTGACCACATCCAGCACCGGTACCTGTTGCGCCGGCACGCGGAGCGGTACCCGGGATTTCCGCCGGTGGACTTGACGGAATCCATCTCCGACCACGGGGAGATGAGCCGGATCTTCCCCGTTTCGCAGGCGCAAACGCGTCCGAACCACCCCGAGCAGGCCGGTCATTTCAGTGCCGCAGGAGGCCTTGGGTATCTGGATTCCCCCGTCTTCCCCCCGGACCTGCGGGGCTCGGTGCTTGTGGGCGACGTGGTGGGCAATCTCCTGCATCGCGACGTGGTGAACGGCAGCGGACCCGGCTTTGTGGCCAGCCGGGCGCCGGAGGAGGCGGCGCGCGAGTTCGTTGCCGCCCGGGATTCCGCGGCGCGCCCGGTGGCTGCCGAGGTGGGTCCGGATGGCGCCCTGTATGTGCTCGACATGCAACGCGATGTGATTGAGCACCCCGATTACATCCCGGAAGTGGTGCGCCGGCAGCAGGACGTCCGCGCCGGAGAGGACCGCGGGCGCATTCATCGCCTGGCGCCAAAGGGCTTTGTTTCCGGAACGGCACCGAAGTTGGAGAGCCTTCCGGACCCTGCACTCGTACCGCATCTGGCCCACGCGAATCCGTGGTGGCGTCAGACGGCCCGACGTCTGTTGCTGGAGCGGTCGGCCAGGGGCACGGTTCCGGCCATCCAGGAGTTGGTGCGGACGACCCCGATTCCCGAGGGGCGCGTCGAAGCGCTCTGGACCCTCCAGGGGTTGGGCGTCCTCGACGTTGGGGACCTCAAAGCCCTGCTCAGCGATCCGCACCCCGGAGTTCGGGAGAATGCCCTGCTGGGGGCGGAGCCGATGCTGGCGGCGCAACCGGAACTGAGATCGGCGGTACTGGACCGACTGGGCGATCCGGAGGCACGGGTACGATTCCAGGCGGCACTCACGGCGGGAGCCGTTCAAACAGAGTTCCTGTTGGCCCCGTTCCGCATCCTGATGGAGCGCGATGTGGATCATCGTTGGACCCGCAGGGCGATCTACTCGTCGCTGGATCCGGAGGCGACGGTGCCATTCCTGTCAGCTCTCCTGGAACGTCCGCCGTTTCACAATGGCGTCTCCGATGCCCATCGCGAGGCCGTGGCTGAAGTTGCCGCCCTCGCCGGAGCCCGCAGCCCCGGAATTCCGGATGCCGTCGGGAAGGTCATCGTCCTGCAGGCCGCGGTGCCGGACCCGGCGACCCGGACGGCGATCCTGGACGGGCTTGCCGACGGCCTCCTGCGCTCCGGAGTGAGGCCTGATCCGGGCTCCGAGGCCCGGGCGGTGTTCGTGCGCCCATCCTGGGAGCCCGGCATTGAGGAACTCCGGGCGCTGTGGCGGGTGACTCAGGCCCTGGGGCTTCCCCAGACCCCGGGACAGCTGGCCGCCGTGGATCGTGCCCGTGAAGACGTGACGGATCCCTCGGTTCCCCTGGAGACCCGCGTGGCACAGGCACGACTGCTCGGGCTGGGCCCTGAAGCCGGAGTCACCAACACCCTCGTCGCCCTGCTGGATGCCCGCGAACCGTTGGAACTTCAAAGGACGGCCCTTGGTGCGTTGGCATCCGTCCGCGAACCCGCCCTGGCATCCGCGCTGGTGGATCGCTGGCGCCGCGTAAGCCCGGCGGCGAGAGGCGCCCTGCTGGCGTTGCTCCTGGATCGGCGTCCATTCCACGGGGCACTGCTCGCCGCGCTCGAGGACGGACGGCTCACCGTGGGCGAACTCAACCTGGATCTGGAGCAGCGGCGGCGTCTGCTGCGGGGGGGCACCGACGACATCCGCGAGCGGGCATCGCACTTTTTTGGCGACGAGGAATACGGCAACCGCAGGGCGGTTGTAGCCGAATGGATGGCGCGCCTTCCGGAGCGGGGGGATCCGGTTCGGGGCCGCGACGTGTTTGTCGAGGCGTGCGCCCGCTGCCATGCCGCCGGTCCCGTGGGGCATCGCGTTGGCCCCGATCTCACGGGAGTCGCGCATCGGAGCGTGGAGGATCTGCTGTCGAACATTCTGGATCCGAACATGGCCATCAACCCCGGCTTCGTCGCCTGCACGGTGGAAACCGACGATGGCGAGGAGGTGTCCGGACTCCTGCAGGCGGAAACGCCCGAGGCCATCACCCTGCTTCAGGCCGAGGGACGAACCTTCGTTTTTTCGCGCCGTTCGGTGGTGCGTATTGAGTCCAGCGGGCTCTCGCTGATGCCCGAGGGCCTGGAAGAAGGCCGGTCGCCCCAGGACCTTCGCGACCTCATCGCCTTTCTCCAGGAGTCACGATGA